One Cryobacterium roopkundense genomic region harbors:
- a CDS encoding IS1380 family transposase encodes MQLSHTHRSFSASFDDPNLVSSAGLVPTMALAEKTGLGALVDEWVKLPGYFGANAGLKALALVAGMLTGADSIDDMAVLRHGALRKLFTGTYAPSTLGSFLRAFAFGHVRQLDAAASRWLQNLGAVTPIVTGIDDLALVDIDDTIREVHGYKKQGAGFGYSGVRGLNALLAIVSTGSAAPIIVSSRLRKGPTNSARGAKKFVSDTLATVKRLRSPTAKGMLLLRADSAYYVSAVIQAALRAGAMVSITARLNSLVKAGISTIPDTAWTPIKYTNAIFDDATGRWISDAEVAEIPFTAFGSKKKSEQIPGRLVVRRIPELNKTVAAGQGTLFDLFRFHAFFTTSTLNTVDADKTHRHHAIIENLNADMKASAMAHFPSGVFTANAAWLVLACITFNLTRAAGTLANPALGKAVTATVRRKLINVAARVSTSARRVTLHLPESWPWEEGWSALFTSVCNPPGRAAT; translated from the coding sequence ATGCAACTTTCTCACACTCACCGGTCCTTTTCTGCATCCTTCGACGACCCCAATCTCGTGTCGTCGGCCGGACTGGTGCCCACGATGGCTCTGGCCGAGAAAACAGGCCTCGGCGCGCTGGTCGATGAGTGGGTGAAACTGCCCGGTTACTTCGGCGCGAATGCCGGCCTGAAAGCGCTGGCACTGGTCGCAGGAATGCTCACCGGCGCCGACTCCATCGACGATATGGCCGTGCTCCGGCACGGCGCTCTCCGGAAATTGTTCACCGGAACCTATGCGCCCTCGACCCTGGGATCGTTCCTGCGCGCGTTCGCTTTTGGCCATGTCCGCCAGCTCGACGCCGCCGCGTCCCGGTGGCTGCAGAACCTCGGCGCCGTCACGCCGATCGTGACCGGTATCGACGACCTCGCCCTGGTCGATATTGACGACACCATCAGGGAAGTGCACGGATATAAGAAGCAAGGCGCCGGGTTTGGCTACTCCGGTGTTCGCGGCCTCAACGCCCTGCTCGCCATCGTCAGCACCGGATCGGCCGCTCCGATCATCGTCAGCTCCCGGCTACGCAAAGGCCCCACCAACTCCGCCCGCGGCGCAAAGAAATTCGTCTCCGACACCCTCGCGACCGTGAAACGACTGCGCAGCCCAACCGCAAAAGGAATGCTTCTCCTCCGAGCCGACAGCGCCTACTACGTCAGCGCCGTCATCCAAGCTGCCCTCCGTGCCGGGGCGATGGTTTCGATCACGGCACGCCTGAATTCATTGGTGAAAGCGGGTATCAGCACCATCCCCGATACCGCGTGGACCCCGATCAAATACACCAATGCGATCTTCGACGACGCCACCGGGCGGTGGATCTCCGACGCGGAAGTCGCCGAAATCCCCTTCACCGCGTTCGGCTCCAAGAAGAAGAGCGAACAAATCCCTGGACGCCTCGTCGTGCGCCGCATCCCGGAACTGAACAAGACCGTCGCCGCCGGGCAAGGCACCCTTTTCGACCTGTTCCGCTTTCACGCGTTCTTCACCACCAGCACCCTGAACACCGTTGACGCCGACAAAACCCACCGCCACCATGCGATCATCGAAAATTTGAACGCCGACATGAAAGCGTCGGCGATGGCGCACTTCCCGTCCGGCGTATTCACGGCCAACGCCGCCTGGCTGGTGCTGGCCTGCATCACGTTCAATCTCACCCGCGCCGCCGGCACCCTCGCCAATCCCGCCCTCGGAAAAGCCGTCACCGCGACCGTTCGCCGCAAACTCATCAACGTCGCCGCCAGAGTATCCACGTCGGCACGACGCGTCACATTGCACCTGCCCGAAAGCTGGCCCTGGGAAGAAGGCTGGTCGGCGCTGTTCACCAGCGTTTGCAACCCGCCCGGCCGCGCCGCCACCTAA
- a CDS encoding GNAT family N-acetyltransferase has protein sequence MGELRLEELSARNIVAANNLSLKPGQEQFIAPVSYSAGASVINPATSWQRVVLLDGQVAGFIHGNFDPESDHEEFRACIWRINVDATAQGQGVGKFAADALAEEARARGFEQITVIWEPGEEGPEAFFHRLGFSDIGQTQYGEVIGALKL, from the coding sequence ATGGGTGAGCTGAGACTGGAAGAACTGTCCGCACGCAACATCGTTGCGGCCAACAACCTGAGCCTGAAGCCGGGCCAGGAGCAATTCATTGCGCCCGTGTCGTATTCCGCCGGGGCATCCGTCATCAATCCGGCCACATCGTGGCAGCGAGTCGTGCTTCTCGACGGGCAGGTTGCCGGGTTCATCCACGGCAACTTCGATCCGGAGTCCGACCACGAAGAGTTCCGCGCCTGCATCTGGCGCATCAACGTGGACGCCACCGCCCAGGGCCAGGGTGTGGGCAAGTTCGCGGCCGACGCGCTGGCCGAAGAGGCCCGCGCACGCGGATTCGAGCAGATCACGGTGATCTGGGAACCTGGAGAGGAAGGCCCTGAGGCCTTCTTCCACCGCCTCGGCTTCAGCGACATCGGCCAGACCCAGTACGGCGAGGTCATCGGCGCTCTCAAGCTGTAG
- a CDS encoding NADP-dependent isocitrate dehydrogenase, with product MSKIKVEGTVVELDGDEMTRIIWHAIKDTLIHPYLDIDLEYYDLSIQKRDETNDQITIDAAHAIQKHGVGVKCATITPDEARVEEFGLKKMWLSPNGTIRNILGGTIFREPIVISNIPRLVPGWNKPIIISRHAYGDQYKATNFRFQGKGTLSMTFTPQDGSEPSTFEVFQAPGDGVAMGMYNLDSSITDFARASLNYGLERKVPVYLSTKNTILKAYDGRFKDIFQDIFDTEFRADYEAAGLTYEHRLIDDMVASAMKWEGGYLWACKNYDGDVQSDTVAQGFGSLGLMTSVLSTPDGKVVEAEAAHGTVTRHYRQHQLGKPTSTNPIASIYAWTRGLSHRAKLDNNPALAEFALTLEDVVIKTVESGKMTKDLALLVGPDQGYQTTEEFLGSLAENLQARLASPALA from the coding sequence TTGTCGAAGATTAAGGTTGAGGGAACGGTTGTCGAGCTTGACGGCGACGAGATGACCCGCATCATCTGGCACGCCATCAAGGACACGCTCATTCACCCGTACCTCGATATTGACCTCGAGTACTACGACCTGTCGATCCAGAAGCGTGACGAGACCAACGACCAGATCACGATCGACGCGGCCCACGCCATCCAGAAGCACGGCGTCGGCGTCAAGTGCGCCACGATCACCCCCGACGAAGCCCGCGTCGAGGAATTCGGCCTGAAGAAGATGTGGCTCTCGCCCAACGGAACCATCCGAAACATCCTCGGCGGCACTATCTTCCGCGAACCGATCGTCATCTCCAACATCCCGCGCCTCGTGCCCGGATGGAACAAGCCGATCATCATCAGCCGCCACGCCTACGGCGACCAGTACAAGGCCACCAACTTCCGTTTTCAGGGCAAGGGCACGCTCAGCATGACCTTCACCCCGCAGGACGGCAGCGAGCCGTCAACGTTCGAGGTCTTTCAGGCGCCGGGCGACGGCGTCGCGATGGGCATGTACAACCTCGACTCGTCGATCACCGACTTCGCTCGCGCCTCGCTCAACTATGGCCTCGAGCGCAAGGTTCCGGTCTATCTGTCCACGAAGAACACCATCCTCAAGGCCTACGACGGTCGTTTCAAGGACATCTTCCAGGACATCTTCGACACCGAGTTCCGCGCGGACTACGAAGCCGCCGGCCTCACCTACGAGCACCGCCTCATCGACGACATGGTCGCTTCGGCCATGAAGTGGGAGGGTGGCTACCTCTGGGCCTGCAAGAACTACGACGGCGACGTTCAGTCGGACACCGTGGCCCAGGGCTTCGGCTCGCTCGGCCTCATGACGAGCGTGCTGTCCACGCCCGACGGCAAGGTCGTCGAGGCCGAGGCCGCCCACGGCACCGTGACGCGCCACTACCGCCAGCACCAGCTGGGCAAGCCCACGTCGACGAACCCGATCGCCTCGATCTACGCCTGGACCAGGGGCCTCTCCCACCGTGCCAAGCTCGACAACAACCCGGCCCTCGCCGAGTTCGCTCTCACCCTCGAAGATGTGGTCATCAAGACCGTCGAGAGCGGCAAGATGACGAAGGACCTCGCCCTTCTCGTGGGCCCCGACCAGGGGTACCAGACGACCGAGGAGTTCCTCGGATCGCTCGCCGAGAACCTTCAGGCTCGCCTCGCTTCGCCGGCACTCGCCTAA
- a CDS encoding MGMT family protein encodes MHLPAAAGDDFVSHVLAIVEAIPPGRVMTYGDVAAVLGSRAARAVGQTMARYGSDVPWWRVIRAGGHPPIEHEERALEHYRAENTPLVISITDAAYRVDLLAARWFPR; translated from the coding sequence GTGCACCTGCCTGCCGCCGCGGGCGACGACTTCGTGTCGCACGTGCTTGCGATCGTCGAGGCGATCCCGCCGGGACGAGTCATGACGTACGGCGACGTCGCAGCCGTGCTCGGCTCCCGCGCGGCTCGCGCCGTGGGCCAGACCATGGCGCGCTACGGCTCCGACGTGCCATGGTGGCGCGTCATCCGCGCCGGCGGGCATCCGCCCATCGAGCACGAGGAACGTGCCCTCGAGCACTATCGCGCCGAGAACACGCCCCTCGTCATATCGATAACGGATGCCGCGTATCGCGTCGATCTCCTCGCCGCCCGCTGGTTCCCCCGCTAG
- a CDS encoding HNH endonuclease signature motif containing protein → MTTSTDLLVESTAALADTYSHSLGGGVCTEEEPDAGLDVQRMTNAGLLASMAATFEVVRLAQALLVREAGELNDRFEHDTGIAAQTGNRNAAAALTDIGHISMAEAGRLVRVGKATRPRMSLIGEHLPPEYSEVAKAVNAGALPVDSALYITANLAQAAPRATTEDLDAAEKELVEFAVTNPVDSVRKLSIRYRDALDVDGVEPREEVLVSRRGLKRMVLPNGMKRYILDADPVSAAYLDTAIDGMTSAELRKPRFEAKDDPDGCGDNHEIIGDGRTMPQLNFDAFIDIVRHALSCTEGLGALDHTTIIVRMTLESLQSGLGEAQLDGIEQPISAGTARKMAAEACLIPMVLGGKSEVLDFGLRKRLFTTAQKLAAIERDGGCATAGCNRPPSYAEGHHIRWYKAHDGPTNQANCVMLCSACHHRIHREGWDVVVRDNVVYFIPSASVDPRRTPRRGGRPPVPTPKGHDGPHYKR, encoded by the coding sequence ATGACCACTTCAACGGACCTCCTCGTGGAGAGTACGGCGGCACTCGCCGATACGTACTCTCACTCCTTGGGTGGTGGTGTGTGCACTGAGGAGGAACCGGACGCAGGGTTGGATGTGCAGCGGATGACGAACGCGGGTTTGCTGGCGAGCATGGCGGCGACTTTCGAGGTGGTCAGGTTGGCGCAGGCGCTGCTGGTTCGGGAGGCGGGTGAACTCAACGACAGGTTTGAACACGACACCGGCATCGCCGCCCAAACCGGTAACCGAAACGCCGCCGCGGCCCTGACCGACATCGGTCACATCTCGATGGCGGAGGCCGGGCGGTTGGTGAGGGTCGGGAAGGCGACTCGGCCTCGGATGAGCCTGATCGGAGAGCACCTGCCGCCGGAGTATTCGGAGGTCGCGAAGGCCGTGAATGCCGGGGCGCTGCCGGTGGATTCGGCCCTGTACATCACCGCGAACCTGGCGCAGGCCGCCCCACGGGCCACGACCGAAGACCTCGACGCGGCGGAGAAGGAGTTAGTGGAGTTCGCGGTAACCAACCCGGTGGATTCGGTGCGGAAGCTGTCGATTCGCTACCGGGATGCCCTCGACGTGGATGGGGTGGAACCCCGTGAAGAGGTACTCGTGTCGCGGCGAGGATTGAAGCGGATGGTGCTGCCCAACGGCATGAAACGCTACATTCTCGATGCCGACCCGGTGTCAGCGGCGTACCTGGACACCGCGATCGACGGGATGACCAGCGCAGAACTGCGCAAACCGCGGTTTGAAGCGAAAGACGACCCGGACGGGTGCGGCGACAACCACGAGATCATCGGCGATGGGCGCACGATGCCGCAACTGAACTTCGATGCCTTCATTGACATCGTGCGTCACGCCCTCTCCTGCACGGAGGGACTCGGGGCCCTGGATCACACGACGATCATCGTGAGGATGACCCTCGAATCCCTGCAGAGCGGTTTGGGTGAAGCCCAGTTGGACGGGATCGAACAGCCAATCTCCGCCGGGACGGCCCGAAAGATGGCCGCGGAGGCGTGTCTGATCCCGATGGTCCTCGGCGGGAAGAGCGAGGTGCTGGACTTCGGCCTCCGAAAACGGCTCTTCACAACGGCGCAAAAGCTCGCCGCCATCGAAAGGGACGGTGGCTGCGCTACAGCGGGGTGTAACAGGCCGCCGAGCTATGCCGAGGGTCATCACATTCGGTGGTACAAAGCGCATGACGGGCCCACGAATCAAGCCAACTGCGTGATGCTCTGTAGTGCGTGCCACCACAGGATCCACCGTGAGGGCTGGGATGTGGTGGTCAGAGACAACGTGGTGTACTTCATCCCATCGGCCAGTGTCGATCCGAGGAGAACTCCGCGACGAGGCGGGCGACCACCGGTCCCGACACCGAAAGGCCACGACGGCCCCCACTATAAGCGCTAG
- a CDS encoding ABC transporter ATP-binding protein gives MSVTGGSVTGVRGEERHDFTKAESRRLRMRSLRLLGSLLRPVRGQVILAMLVVVVSTAAQVAGPALIAYGIDKGLPALRDDDWMPLGLTGVVYLITGTLGAILIAWYTILSARVSQNVLIDLRKRVFLHTQKLSLEFHESYTSGRIISRQTSDLDAIRELLDSGINQLVQGMLYMTFTAVALFLLDGTSGLVLFAALLPLALLTRWFQVRSQTMFRQSRTASASLIVHFVETMTGIRAVKAFRKEKRNEKEFGGLVEDYRHVNARVIQLFGIFDPGLVLIGNVTVAAVLLVGGFRVVDGDLAVGALLGTLLYARRFFDPMEEMAMFYNSYQSAAAALEKISGVLEERPGVPDPLAPVDLRAASGNVTFDNVKFAYKTDRVILPHFDLDIPAGQTIALVGSTGAGKSTLAKLMSRFYDPSEGRVLLDGVDLRDLHPKDLRRAIVMVTQEAYLFSGSVAENIAIGKPDATLAEIMTAARAVGAHDFIESLPNGYDTDVNKRGGRVSAGQRQLISFARAFLANPAVLILDEATSSLDIPSERLVQEALQTLLSDRTAVIIAHRLSTVSIADRVLVMEHGIVVEDGTPNDLIAGTGRFARLHAAWRESLV, from the coding sequence GTGAGCGTCACAGGAGGCAGCGTCACAGGAGTGCGTGGCGAGGAGCGCCACGATTTCACCAAGGCTGAAAGCAGGCGTTTGCGCATGCGGTCGCTGCGCCTGCTCGGATCCCTGCTGCGCCCCGTGCGCGGCCAGGTGATCCTGGCGATGCTCGTTGTTGTCGTATCCACGGCCGCGCAGGTCGCCGGCCCGGCGCTGATCGCGTACGGAATCGACAAGGGGCTACCGGCCCTGCGAGACGACGATTGGATGCCTCTCGGCCTCACCGGAGTCGTCTATCTCATTACCGGAACGCTCGGCGCGATCCTGATCGCCTGGTACACCATCCTCTCGGCGCGGGTGAGCCAGAACGTGCTCATCGATCTGCGCAAGCGGGTGTTCCTGCACACGCAGAAACTCAGCCTCGAATTCCACGAGTCGTACACGTCTGGGCGCATCATTTCCCGACAGACGAGCGACCTCGACGCGATCAGGGAACTGCTCGATTCGGGCATCAACCAGCTCGTGCAGGGCATGCTTTACATGACGTTCACGGCTGTTGCCCTGTTCCTGCTCGACGGCACGAGCGGCTTGGTGCTGTTCGCGGCGCTGCTGCCGCTCGCACTGCTCACCCGCTGGTTTCAGGTGCGCTCGCAAACCATGTTCCGGCAGTCGCGCACGGCGTCCGCGAGCCTGATCGTGCACTTCGTCGAGACGATGACCGGCATCCGCGCGGTCAAAGCCTTCCGCAAGGAGAAGCGCAACGAGAAGGAGTTTGGGGGACTCGTCGAGGATTATCGCCACGTGAACGCGCGGGTCATCCAGCTCTTCGGAATCTTCGACCCCGGACTCGTGCTCATCGGAAACGTGACCGTGGCCGCCGTGCTGCTCGTGGGCGGCTTCCGCGTCGTCGACGGGGACCTGGCGGTCGGTGCGCTGCTCGGCACGCTGCTCTACGCCCGGCGCTTCTTTGACCCGATGGAGGAGATGGCGATGTTCTACAACTCCTACCAGTCGGCCGCGGCCGCGCTCGAGAAGATCTCCGGCGTGCTCGAGGAACGACCGGGCGTGCCAGATCCCCTTGCGCCCGTGGATCTGCGAGCGGCGTCGGGAAACGTCACCTTCGACAACGTGAAGTTCGCGTACAAGACCGACCGGGTGATCCTGCCGCACTTCGACCTCGATATCCCGGCCGGGCAGACCATCGCCCTCGTCGGGTCGACGGGTGCCGGAAAATCCACGCTCGCCAAGCTGATGAGTCGGTTCTACGACCCGAGCGAGGGGCGTGTGCTGCTCGACGGTGTCGACCTGCGCGACCTGCACCCGAAAGACCTGCGCCGGGCGATCGTCATGGTGACCCAGGAGGCCTACCTGTTTAGCGGCTCCGTCGCGGAGAACATCGCGATCGGTAAACCGGATGCGACGCTGGCCGAGATCATGACGGCCGCGCGTGCCGTGGGCGCCCACGACTTCATCGAATCCCTGCCGAACGGCTATGACACCGACGTGAACAAGCGCGGTGGGCGGGTGTCGGCCGGGCAGCGTCAGCTGATCTCGTTCGCGCGGGCATTCCTCGCGAACCCGGCCGTGCTCATCCTGGACGAGGCCACGTCATCGCTCGACATCCCGAGCGAGCGCCTCGTGCAGGAGGCGCTGCAGACGCTCCTGAGCGACCGCACCGCCGTGATCATCGCCCACCGCCTGTCGACGGTCTCGATCGCCGACAGGGTGCTCGTGATGGAGCACGGCATCGTGGTTGAGGACGGCACCCCGAACGATCTCATCGCGGGCACGGGGCGGTTCGCCAGGCTGCACGCGGCCTGGCGCGAGTCCCTCGTGTAG
- a CDS encoding helix-turn-helix domain-containing protein — translation MEHPGRETRTTTTPETPKARRNKIRIRSEVDRWIQAKELGISRQCAYRWRRRYRSEGAAGLTPSAYSGGRRGLSVSGPVVARLVAEFSSDRHWPMG, via the coding sequence GTGGAACACCCGGGCCGCGAGACCCGGACCACAACCACGCCCGAAACTCCGAAAGCTCGCCGAAACAAAATCAGGATCCGATCAGAGGTCGACCGGTGGATTCAGGCTAAAGAACTCGGCATCTCTCGCCAGTGCGCCTATCGGTGGAGGCGACGCTACCGGTCCGAGGGCGCCGCGGGCCTCACACCTAGCGCTTATAGTGGGGGCCGTCGTGGCCTTTCGGTGTCGGGACCGGTGGTCGCCCGCCTCGTCGCGGAGTTCTCCTCGGATCGACACTGGCCGATGGGATGA
- a CDS encoding IS1380 family transposase, with protein sequence MQVSHTNRAVSASFTDPNLVSSAGLVPIMKLAARAGLATLADQWLSVPTDKGANAGLKVTSLVGGMVAGADSIDDLAILRHGGMRKIFSNCYAPSTLGSFLRAFTFGHVRQLDAVASRFVRGLAAETPLLVHDTDGYMFLDVDDTIIEVHGHQKEGSGYGYSGVRGLNAILATVKTDVSAPIIIGQRLRRGACGSPRGAARLIRDALATIKRLRGAGKARVLFRADSAFYGHASISAALKAGADVSVTARMDPAIKRAIGTIPGAAWTAIEYTNAIYDEGSKTWISNAEVAEVPFTAFTSRKKSEHITGRLAVRRIPELNKKNLDQPTLFDTHRFHAFFTTSTLDTVTADKTHRAHAAIELVNSDLKSSALAHLPSGVFTANAAWLVMAVMAFNLTRAAATIAGNGLSRSTTATIRRKLVSVPARISTSARRVTLHLPEHWPWEKPWTALFTKNFRPQQPAPT encoded by the coding sequence ATGCAAGTTTCCCACACCAACCGCGCCGTTTCTGCATCATTCACCGACCCGAATCTCGTGTCGTCGGCGGGCTTGGTCCCGATCATGAAATTAGCCGCCCGTGCGGGGTTGGCGACCTTGGCCGATCAGTGGCTGAGCGTCCCCACCGACAAGGGCGCCAACGCCGGTCTGAAAGTCACGTCTCTGGTCGGCGGCATGGTCGCCGGCGCGGACTCCATCGACGACCTCGCCATTCTTCGTCACGGCGGCATGCGGAAAATCTTCAGCAACTGCTACGCGCCGTCAACGTTGGGGTCGTTTCTGCGCGCGTTCACGTTCGGTCACGTCCGGCAGCTCGACGCCGTCGCTTCCCGCTTCGTGCGGGGCCTGGCCGCGGAAACTCCGTTGCTCGTGCACGACACCGACGGCTACATGTTCCTCGACGTCGACGACACCATCATCGAAGTTCACGGCCACCAGAAGGAAGGCTCCGGCTACGGGTACTCCGGGGTGCGCGGCCTCAACGCGATCCTCGCGACAGTCAAGACGGACGTATCGGCGCCGATCATCATCGGCCAGCGACTCCGGCGCGGTGCCTGCGGATCACCGCGCGGCGCGGCCCGTCTGATCCGTGACGCCCTCGCCACGATCAAACGGCTCCGCGGAGCGGGAAAAGCACGCGTGCTCTTTCGTGCCGACTCAGCGTTCTACGGGCACGCCTCCATCAGCGCAGCCCTCAAAGCCGGCGCCGACGTTTCGGTCACTGCCCGGATGGACCCCGCCATCAAACGAGCGATCGGAACGATCCCCGGCGCTGCCTGGACCGCAATTGAATACACCAACGCCATCTATGACGAAGGCAGCAAAACATGGATCAGTAACGCCGAAGTCGCCGAGGTCCCGTTCACCGCGTTCACCTCGCGCAAGAAGAGCGAGCACATCACCGGGCGCTTGGCCGTGCGGCGGATCCCGGAACTGAACAAGAAAAACCTCGACCAGCCAACCCTGTTCGACACCCACCGATTCCACGCCTTTTTCACCACCAGCACCCTCGACACCGTCACCGCCGACAAAACCCACCGCGCCCACGCGGCGATCGAGCTCGTGAATTCCGACCTCAAAAGCAGCGCCCTGGCGCACCTACCCTCCGGTGTATTCACCGCCAACGCCGCCTGGCTGGTCATGGCCGTCATGGCGTTTAACCTCACCCGCGCCGCCGCGACGATCGCGGGAAACGGTCTCAGCCGATCGACCACCGCAACGATCCGCCGGAAACTTGTCAGCGTCCCCGCACGAATCTCAACCTCGGCGCGGCGCGTGACATTGCACCTGCCCGAACACTGGCCTTGGGAGAAACCCTGGACGGCCCTGTTCACAAAGAACTTCCGGCCCCAACAACCCGCCCCCACCTGA
- a CDS encoding heavy metal translocating P-type ATPase: MKRIVDAVRCYPIVVATVFVGLLGLALWWNGSPEAVQWLFSAFGLVVAAIEFVGMVKRLRQGIFGVDLLAIMAILATIAVGEYVATLIIVLMLSGGAALEDYAAGRATRELNALLQRAPQIAHRFTATEADVVDVPATDVAVNDLLLVRPAEIVPVDGELRSAEASFDESSLTGESLPVERHAGQHVLSGSINGQTAVTMRATANAGDSQYQRIIALVEEAASSKAPVVRLADRYAVPFTALSLALAGLAWFLSGDPVRFAEVLVVATPCPLLLAAPVAFMGGMSRAARNGIIVKGAGVLETLARARTVVFDKTGTLTEGTPVIAEVRPQAGFGANEMLALAASAEQYSSHVLAASVIAEAYGRTLTLTSAETASEVATHGVVAHLAGVEVIVGKFSLVREHAPDAVMASLRGGELAMYVAIGGRYAGCLVARDRVRENARETVAALRRLGVGGTVMLTGDAKATAEHIAAQVGITRVQADCLPSDKVEAVRGLTDRPVIMVGDGVNDAPVLAAADVGIAMGARGSTAASESADVVIMLDDISRTARAVAIGQDTVRVALQSIWLGIALSVVLMVAAAFGLIPATIGALSQEIVDLLTILNALRAIGGRRDAAAARTSTPPQAQVRPSRSVSRSE; the protein is encoded by the coding sequence ATGAAACGCATTGTGGATGCCGTTCGGTGCTATCCCATCGTCGTCGCCACAGTTTTCGTGGGGCTGCTCGGACTCGCCCTCTGGTGGAACGGGTCGCCCGAGGCCGTGCAGTGGCTGTTCAGCGCCTTCGGCCTCGTCGTGGCGGCGATCGAGTTCGTCGGTATGGTGAAGCGGCTGCGTCAGGGGATCTTCGGCGTTGACCTTCTGGCGATCATGGCGATTCTCGCCACCATTGCCGTGGGCGAATATGTCGCTACCCTCATCATCGTTCTTATGCTCAGCGGCGGTGCGGCCCTTGAGGACTACGCGGCCGGCCGGGCAACCCGGGAATTGAATGCTCTGCTGCAGCGTGCCCCGCAGATCGCCCACCGGTTCACCGCGACGGAAGCGGATGTCGTCGACGTGCCGGCCACCGATGTGGCTGTGAACGACCTGTTGCTCGTGCGTCCGGCCGAGATCGTGCCCGTCGACGGCGAATTGCGCTCCGCGGAGGCCTCATTCGACGAATCGTCACTCACCGGGGAGAGCCTGCCGGTGGAGCGTCATGCCGGGCAGCACGTGTTGAGCGGGTCGATCAACGGGCAGACCGCGGTGACCATGCGGGCCACCGCGAATGCGGGAGACAGCCAATACCAGCGCATCATCGCACTGGTGGAGGAGGCTGCGAGCAGCAAGGCCCCGGTCGTGCGTCTGGCCGACCGCTACGCGGTGCCGTTCACGGCCCTTTCCCTTGCCCTCGCGGGCCTGGCCTGGTTTCTCTCCGGCGATCCAGTGCGCTTCGCCGAGGTACTTGTGGTGGCGACGCCGTGCCCCCTGCTGTTGGCGGCGCCCGTGGCGTTCATGGGCGGGATGAGCCGCGCCGCACGCAACGGCATCATTGTGAAGGGTGCCGGTGTGCTCGAGACACTCGCGCGGGCGCGCACTGTGGTCTTCGACAAGACCGGCACGCTCACGGAGGGCACGCCCGTGATTGCGGAGGTGCGCCCACAGGCGGGTTTCGGCGCGAACGAGATGCTCGCCCTCGCGGCGTCGGCTGAGCAGTACTCGTCACACGTGCTCGCGGCATCCGTGATCGCGGAAGCCTATGGGCGCACGCTCACCCTGACCTCGGCCGAGACGGCGAGTGAGGTCGCCACCCACGGGGTCGTCGCCCACCTCGCAGGCGTTGAGGTGATCGTGGGCAAATTTTCGTTGGTTCGGGAGCACGCGCCGGATGCCGTGATGGCGTCACTGCGCGGGGGCGAGCTCGCGATGTACGTGGCGATCGGCGGGCGGTATGCCGGGTGCCTCGTGGCCCGCGACAGGGTGCGTGAAAACGCCCGGGAGACCGTGGCAGCGCTGCGCCGGCTCGGCGTCGGCGGCACCGTGATGCTCACCGGCGACGCCAAGGCGACCGCCGAACACATCGCCGCGCAGGTGGGAATCACCAGGGTGCAGGCGGACTGCCTGCCCAGCGACAAGGTCGAAGCCGTGCGTGGGCTCACGGATCGTCCGGTGATCATGGTGGGCGACGGAGTTAACGATGCTCCCGTGCTCGCGGCCGCCGACGTGGGAATCGCGATGGGCGCCAGGGGGTCAACGGCGGCCAGTGAGTCGGCCGATGTCGTCATCATGCTCGATGACATTTCACGCACCGCGCGGGCGGTCGCGATCGGCCAGGACACCGTGCGGGTGGCCCTGCAGAGCATCTGGCTGGGGATCGCGCTCAGCGTGGTGCTGATGGTCGCTGCCGCCTTCGGCCTCATCCCGGCCACCATCGGTGCGCTGAGCCAGGAAATCGTGGACCTCCTCACCATCCTGAACGCGCTGCGGGCAATCGGTGGGCGCCGGGATGCCGCGGCCGCGCGGACCTCGACGCCGCCGCAGGCGCAGGTCCGGCCGTCCAGGAGCGTCTCGCGCTCGGAGTGA